A single genomic interval of Lathyrus oleraceus cultivar Zhongwan6 chromosome 7, CAAS_Psat_ZW6_1.0, whole genome shotgun sequence harbors:
- the LOC127104058 gene encoding uncharacterized protein LOC127104058: MSQHPSSSGSKSSQHAKTPSMEFVDEDVMDVTPLCMIPGNTTGPSSNAGDKQGNTSGNSSLPKDMYYVDRAIRKLVTRILSEGHKVEGVSTPLSRKEPSLEGEPHADKDDDSSRSEKEVAAEGLCSLGKTLPIQKPNVPQENIIDLEEESSEGEDDPLVHLVKPSVAEKLRTRKGKSVAKIRAARKKKAAGIGPSKPWSKVEVGKRKERDSYDSEEDVKDDVPDISPAKRQVVQKSSGKAAAVHLDNISFHLEDGAAKWKYVVQRRVAIERELGQEAVEVKEVIELIKNAGLMKTVLTLPQCYEGRESTAKGSWIDQLKETCKELDNGIRVAKARKEALEVLICSLEKEEVEKVGKDSNTRSKSHANGSYGSSEDFEGAGDDTSEGEDDSSSSD; this comes from the exons atgtctcaacatccatcatcatctggttCTAAATCCTCCCAACATGCAAAGACTCCATCCATGGAGTTTGTTGATGAAGACGTGATGGACGTCACTCCTCTGTGCATGATACCTGGCAACACCACAGGCCCCTCCTCCAATgctggagataagcaaggtaatacctctGGTAACTCCTCTCTTCCAAAAGACATGTATTATGTTGATCGTGCTATAAGAAAACTAGTCACGAGGATTCTGAGTGAAGGGCATAAAGTTGAaggggtttctacccctctgtccagaaaGGAACCCTCTCTTGAGGGAGAACctcatgctgataaagatgatgactcatctagatcagaaaaggagGTTGCTGCTGAAGGGCTttgctctctaggtaaaaccctacctatCCAGAAACCAAATGTGCCTCAAGAAAACAttattgacctagaggaagaaagctctgaagGAGAGGATGATCCTTTGGTTCATCTGGTAAAACCTAGTGTAGCTGAGAAACTGAGAACTAGGaaagggaaaagtgtggctaaAATAAGAGCTGCTAGAAAGAAAAAGGCTGCAGGGATAGGACCCTCAAAACCCTGGAGCAAGGTTGAGGTtgggaaaagaaaagaaagagataGCTATGACTCTGAGGAGGATGTtaaagacgatgtcccagacatctcccctgcaaaaaggcaggttGTTCAGAAATCTTCTGGCAAGGCTGCTGCTGTACatctagacaatatctcctttcacTTGGAAGATGGAGCAGCAAAGTGGAAATATGTCGTTCAGAGAAGAGTGGCCATTGAAAGAGAGCTTGGACAAgaagctgtagaggtaaaggaGGTAATTGAGCTGATCAAAAATGCTGGACTCATGAAGACTGTGTTGACTCTACCCCAatgctatgaggg AAGGGAGTCTACAGCTAAAGGAAGCTGGATTGACCAACTAAAAGAGACCTGCAAGGAATTGGacaatggtataagggtggccaaggctaGAAAAGAGGCTTTAGAAGTTCTTATCTGTAGCCTGGAGAAGGAAGAAGTAGAAAAGGTTGGGAAGGACTCAAATACAAGATCAAAATCCCATGCCAACGGAAGTTATGGAAGCTCAGAAGATTTTGAAGGTGCAGGTGACGACACAAGTGAAGGTGAAGATGATTCTTCTTCTTCAGATTAA